The region AATGTTCGAAATGGATAATTTAAGTCAAGATATGATTGATTTTTTTTCTTCTTTTGGAGCTGATATTCAGACTTTAGATCAGATGGAAGTTATTAAGAGTTTTACTACTGTCGAGAACGAAATCTTTAGTTTGAATAATGGAACCGGTTTAAGGTATATGAATACATCTGGGATTGTTGAACTTAAAGGGGTTGATTCTCTGAATTTTCTCAATAGAATCTCGACAAATTCTATGACTAATTTAAGTAAAGAAGAAATTCGGTCAACAATCTTTACATCAGAAAAAGGTTTGATAATTGGTGTTTCAACAGTACTAAACTTTGAGAGCTATCTTTTACTTGTTACAAGTATATTCAGTAAACCCAAGGTGTTAAGCTGGATAAATAAATACATTATCGGGGATGATATTAAAGTTAGTGATGCAAGCCATAGATTTAATATTTTTGAAGTTATGGGACCACAATCAGAATCTTTTCTTTCTATGTTTGTGGGAGATTCTATTAACTCAATACCTGTAAATTCGTTTAAAGTTGTAAATGCTGAAGGTGTTTTGTTCTTTTTAGCCAGATTTACTGATTTAAAAGGATTTTCGAAATTTTGGATACTTGCTGAACATGAAAACAGCAAAAAATTAATTAATTATTTGGTAGAAAATAAAGGACCTTTTGATTTTAATCTAATTGGTGAAGATGCTTATAATGTCTATAAGATTGAAAATGGTATTCCATCTGAACCAAATGAAATTAATTATATGATGAATCCTTACGAAGTAAAATTATTTGAATTGATAGATTTTAAGAAAGGCAGCTATATAGGACAGGAAGTTATTACAAGGTTAAACAATAATGATTTGAATCAAAAAAATCTTATAAGAATGTGTTTCTCAGAACCAATTGAAGCAGATGAGAAATTTGTTTTATTTGATGCTGAGAAAAATGAAATAGGGAATATTACATCAATTGCTTTTTCACCAAAGCTTAAGAAAAGTATTGCATTAGGGTTTGTAAAAAATCCATTTGCTGTTCAGGGAACAAAAGTATTAGCAAAAAACGAAACTAAATCTTTCGAAGTAGTTGTTAACGAACTTCCTCAGAGACAGTAACTAATGAAAATTTATACTAAAACAGGCGATAATGGTCAAACTGGTTTGTTTGGAGGTGAGAGAGTTCCAAAGTTCTCTAAAAGAATTAAAGCTTATGGTACTGTTGATGAATTAAATTCTTTTATTGGCTATGCTATTACAGTTGTTAACAGTGAAGATGTAAAAACAATATTAATGGATTTACAACCAAAACTTTTTATTGTGGGTGCTGATCTTGCAACACCGCAGACTGAAAAAAATAAGAAATTAAAGATTACTCGCACACCTGATAGTTTTACTAGTGAGATTGAAATCCTTATTGATAAATTTGAATCGCAGCTTGAAGTATTAAAAAAGTTCATACTTCCTGGCGGCTCAAAAGGTGCGGCTCTATTACATGTTTGCAGAACAATTACCCGTAGAGCCGAAAGAGAAATTGTGGAATTAAGTAATTCAGAAGAAATTGGCAACAATATTATTATATTTATGAACAGATTATCTGATCTGTTTTTCGTTCTTTCACGTTTTGAGAATAAGTACTCAAACATTCCTGATACAAAATGGATACCCTGAGTTTTGTATTTTAATAATTGAATAATTACAGTAAACAAAAAAGGGGGGTGAATTTTGGTTTCGACGGGATTAAAGAGACTTAGAATTGCATACCGTGTTCCCCAAAGACACGTTAAAGAATTGGGAAAAAATAATAACTGGCGAAAATAATTACGCCTTAGCTGCTTAATTAATAATTAACAGCCGTTCACCTTATCCTCTTGTATCGGGCTAAGACTGAACGCCGTTTAGATACAATAGCCGATTCTGTTGCTTGTGCAGATGAAGCGAATTTTTAGCAGGCAGGTTTAAAGTGATCTCAGTCTGGCGAGTAACTTTAAGCTAAAATAAAAGACAGACTATGTATGTAGAAGTTCTTTGGATCTTAGTTTCGGACGCGGGTTCGACTCCCGCCACCTCCACTGAAATTGTTTATTTTTTGTTTGATTATTAGTCTTAAAATTTAAGCTGATCACCGATAAAAATATACCAATCATCATCGGACAATTGTATTAATTTTCTATAATAGTTAAGTTTAATTCAGAAATTCAAACTTAAATGCAAAATAATACTAAAGAACATTCTCTTATACTTTTTTTTCATAAATCAATTAATTCATTAAAGTTAATTGGTATTGAAGTCATTGTATGGATATCTGCTTTACTTTATCTGGCATTTTTTAACGATCCCTTCAACCAGCACTTTACGATTTGTCCATTAGCAAATTTAGGATTTGAGCATTGCCCAGGGTGTGGACTTGGTAACTCAATATCACTGCTTTTTCACGGATATTTTTTGGAATCATTTTATACACATTTACTTGGCTTACCAGCAATTTTAATCATTTTATACAGAATATTTTCACTGATTCATTTTAATTACAAATCTACTAAATCAACAACAAAATCAAGGAGCAGTTATGCCTAATATTTTTCAGTTATTACCAACTCTGGAAGGGGAAGAAATGCAGTATGTTCAAAGTCTTATCAATGATATGACTGATACTCAAGCTCAGCAGTTTGCTATGGCGTATAGTGCAAGAAGAAAAGATCCAACTACAATTTTAATTTTAGCATTAATCGGATTTGTAGGAGTTGCCGGCATACATAGATTTATGCTTAATCAGGTTGGCATGGGTATTCTGTATTTTTTAACCGGTGGATTGTGTGCGATAGGTACAATCGTAGATCTTATCAATCACAGAAAACTCTGCTTTGAATATAATTCTATTGTTGCACAACAGGTCTCTTTGATGGTTAAGCAGACAGTTAAATAACACTTCGTAATTATCCTGCGGGAATTTTTTTCCGCAGGTAAATTTTTATTTACTCTCCCAAAAATTTTAAGATTTTTAATAAATATTTTTATTGAAAAGCTTACTGCATTAAATTAAATTTGCAGATAAATGTCTAAGATTTATTTTACAAAGATGACCGGTGCAGGTAACGATTTTATCTTTATTGATAGAAAAAAGAATCCTGATGTTGTTTTGAAAAAAGAAGATATCCGCAAACTTTGTAATAGAAGATTTGGTATTGGGGCTGATGGGTTAATTATTATTGATGATGCTGCTGGTTATGATTTCAGAATGAGTTATTTTAACTCTGATGGTTTAGCCGGAAGTTTATGTGCGAATGGGGCAAGATGTTCTATTAGATTTGCTCATTTTTCTAAACGCCTGAAAAATAATTATGCTTCTTTTGTAGTTGATGATATTGAGTATTCGGGTGAAGTAATAGATGATCAGATAATTAAATTTAACCTGAATACGCCAAAGAATATTCTATTAAATAAAGAGCTGAGAACATCTGATAAAGTAATTAATTTTTCCTTCGTGGATACCGGTTCACACCACGTTGTTATAAAGATGGATGATATTTTTGATGGGCAATCTAAAAAGAAAATATCATTTAATGATATTAGTGATATCCCGGTGTTTCAATTAGGGCAGGAGATTAGATTTCACGATCAGTTTAAACCCGATGGTACAAATGTTAATTTCATTCAGATAAAAGAAAATGTAATTTATATCCGGACTTATGAACGAGGTGTTGAAGATGAAACACTTGCTTGCGGAACAGGCTCGGTCGCTTCTGCGATAATTTTACATTTGGCTGAAAAATTTAATCCGCCAATAACTCTAAAAACTTTTGGCGGAGATAATTTGATTGTTAACTTTAATATTGTTAATCAAAAAGTTGAAGATATTTCAATAACCGGACCAGCTAAAATTGTTTTTGAAGGGTTGGTAAATAGAAATTTATTTTTTTAATAATTGGAGAAAAAATGTCAAAAGTTCTGTTCACTATTCAATATGAAATCTTACCTGAAAAACGAGATGAGTATTTAAAAGTTATAAGAGAATTAAAAAATTTGCTTAAAGCTGAAGGACTTGAATCGTACCTTGTCTATGAAGTCAAGGGGAAGTCGGCTGCTTTTCAGGAGCTTTATACTTTTACATCAATGGAAGCCTATGAAGCTTTTGATGACTTAAATGATGAGCGAATTAATATTTTGATTGATAAAATAACCGGTATGGCTGTGGACAAATCAACTAAATATAACACACTTGTTCAACTACCAGAAGAATAATATTCGGGTCTTGAAAGAGACCCATCTTTTTTGCTTTTCTCTTTTCAGAATAATTAATTATAAATTTATTAAAAGATGAAACAATTGTTATCGTTTTATAAACAGCTTTTACTGTTATATTACGCTTGTAATAATTAAAACGAAGTGTTATTTAATACCATTAAAAAAATCTGTTTCAGTAAATAATTGCACTTTGCTGCAGTAGTATCTTTGGAGTAATTAATGAAATTCAAACCAATATATCTTTATGCTATAGTAATCTTAATTGCAGTTGTTACAGTAATAATGCTTACTCAGTTTTCAGATGAGGGTAAGTTATCTGATAATATTGCAAATAAAAAAATGCCGGATGATAATATTCATAAAAGACTTGGTCATGGCATGATGCAAAATCCTGCCGGCGGATTGGTTACTGAAGAAATTAAAAAAAAATTAGCTTCAATGAAAAAAGATGTTGATGAGAATCCCAACGACACTCTGAAAGTAAGAGAATATGCAGATATGCTTTTAACTGCACATCAGCCTGATGATGCGCTTGAGTATTATAAAAGAATAATTGCAAAAGATAAATCCAGAAAAGATATTTACTTTACTATGACTTATATTTACTACCATCAGAAGAATTTCCAGCAAGCTGAGCTGATAACCAGAGAGATGTATAATTTATTCCCTGATGACCCAATGGTTTGTTATAATCTTGGAGCTTCCGAAATCAGAAAAGGGAATAAAGAAAAAGCTAAAGAAATATGGAATAAACTGATAAGAGAACATCCAACAGATACAATAGCTGTACTGGCAAAAAAATCTTTGGAAAAACTTTAGAGTTTTATTTTTATCAGAATGTTTTGAGTTATAAATGAATTATTAAAAATCGTCTTTCCATTTCTTAAGAATTTTAACCAATACTATTTTTGTATAACTTCATTTTTATTAACGAGTATTTTAACTTCCTTTCGTTAGTATAATTTTATCTATATTTTTGTTTTGAATAATAGAATATACAAATGTTTGAATATATAGGCGCTTTACATATGCACTCGACTTTTTCGGATGGAACAGGAGAGGTGTCAGATATTGCAAAGTTTGCTGATGAAATCGGTTTGGATTTTATCATACTTACTGATCATAATACATTAAGGGCTTTACAGGAAGGATACGAAAAGTGGTATGGGAATACTTTGCTGCTTGTCGGCTGTGAAATCAATGATAAAGAAAATAAAAACCACTACCTTGCATTTGGAATTAATGAAGCTTTCTCAACTCGAACACCTGCAAAAAAATATGTAGCTAAAGTAAAGGAACTTGGCGGTATTGGTTTTTTGGCTCATCCGCATGAAAAACGTCAACACAAAGAGCATCCTGCATACCCTTGGACTGAATGGGATACAGAAGATTTTACTGGAATTGAAATCTGGAATCATATGTCTGAATGGGTCGAAAATCTTACTGAGGAAAATAAATACAGATCTTTTCTTCATCCTTTAAGAACTATTGTTGCTCCGCCAAAAGAAACTTTGAAACTTTGGGACGAATTAAACATAAAAAGAAAAGTAGTTGGTATTGGCGGAGTAGATGCGCATGCACACAAGTACAATCTTGTTGGGTTTCTTGAAGTAGAAATTTTTCCATATAAGGTTTTATTCAGGTCAATACGTACACACATTCTTATTGATGAACCGATTAAAAAGGGCAAAAGCAGTAAAGATGTTGAATCAGCAAAAATAAAAATCTATAATGCTTTAAGAGATGGTAAGTGCTTTGTTGCTAATGACTACGTTGCAGAATCAAAAGGTTTTAGGTTTTATGCAGAAAAGAATGGTAAGAAATATCAAATGGGTGAAACAATTCCGGATTCCAAAGATATTATTCTTAAAGTATTACTTCCTGCAGAAGATGCAGAAATAAAACTGCTCAGAAACGGGCAACTAATTGAAACTGAAAAGGGAATAGGTGCAGAATTTATTGTTAGTAAAAAAGGTGCATACAGAGTGGAAGTATTTAAAGATAACAGAGCCTGGATTTACTCAAATCATATAAGAATAAATATTTAATCTGCAATTTTATTTTCATAGTCTTTGATATTAGACAAACCTTTTTAATCCTCATTTTAAGACTGAATCTTTTTTTGATTCTCTGAATCACATCCTCACAAAAAATAATTATTGTTTTTAAATGGCAGCACCACAACACAAAGTTATAGTATTTTCAACTCCTACCTGCACATTCTGTAATCAGGTAAAAAGATATTTTCGCGAAAAGAATATAAGGTTTACAGATGTTGATGTTTCCAGAGATCAATCTGCCGCAAGAGATATGATGCGCAGAACAGGGCAGATGGGAGTGCCGGTTATCCTGATTGATAATAAACCAGTAATCGGTTTCGACAGAAATAAAATTAATCAGATGTTAAACATTAAAAACCAAAGGGAATAAAATGAAAATTAAACCATTAGATGATCGTATTTTACTTGAACCACTGCCAACAGAAGAAAAAACTTCATCAGGATTAATAATTCCAGACACTGCGAAAGAAAAGCCTCGTGTTGGTTTGGTTATCTCCATCGGAACAGATGAAGACCTTAAAGAAAAGATCAAAGAAGGCGATAAAGTTCTATTTGCTAAATACGGTGGTGATGAGATTGAAATGAACGGTAAAGAATACAGAATTTTACAAAGATCAGATATTCTTGCAGTAATTGAAGATTAAAAAAAGGATATAAAATGTTAAATACAAATCTTACTCATATTACATCTGAATCTGAGCATTCAGAATTATTAAGCAACAATGAAAATGTGATGATATGCTGCGGCAGAATGGGCCCGATGTGCATACCTGTTTACGAAGTTATGGAAGAGCTGGAAGAAGAATATAAGAATATAAAATTTGCTGATATGGAATTTGATTCACCTGATGCAAAGGTAATAAGAAATTTACCTGAAACCAGGGGTTTTCAGGGATTGCCGTTTACAATTTATTATAAGAATGGAAAAGTTGTAAAAGCAACAAGCAGTATTCAGTCTAAAGATCAGATTACAGATATTCTGGATGAACATTTTGGAAAGTAACAAAGCGCTCTCAGTAAGCTGCTTTGTTACTAGTCTGTTGTCAATAAACTGCTTGGCTGCAGATTATTTAATTTCTTCAATTGGATGAATAGATAATTTATTTTAATAATATCTTCATAAAGTTTTGTTGCGTAATAAAAGAGAAAGAGATCTATTATGGAAAATCATTTTGATGCAATAATAATCGGTGCTGGTGCCGCTGGTTTAACTGCAGGGATTTATCTTTCAAGAGCAAAGATGAATACTTTGATTTTGAATGAAGGAGCTGTCGGCGGACAGATGGTTCTTACACACGAGATAGCAAACTATCCGGGTGTTGAAAATGTAAGCGGATATACTCTTGCAAGAACGATGAAAACACAAGCACAAAAATTCGGATGTATGATTAAATCAAATATTAAGATTACTTCTCTTGAACTTAATAGTAGATTAAAAAGAGTAGTTGTTAACAATAAAGATGTTTATACTTCTAATGCGGTTATTATTGCAACAGGTGGTAAATCAAGAATGATTGGTGCAATAGGTGAAGAAGATTTTAAAGGTAAAGGGATTTCTTATTGTGCTACCTGCGATGGTGATTTTTTTCAAGATAAAGAAATAATAGTTGTCGGAGGCGGAAACTCTGCTTTGGAAGAAGCAGTTTCATTAACCAAATATGCATCTAAAGTTACTATTGTCCATCAATTTGATCACTTTCAGGCTTTGGATCATTATGTTGAAGAAGCAAAAAGAAATGATAAGATCAATTTTATAATAGAATCAAAGATTGTTGAATTTGTTGGAAATGAAAAACTTGAGAGAGTAAAGATCCAAAATCAAAGAACTAATGAAACAAGTGAATTAAAAATTGATGGAGTATTTGTATTTATCGGATATGTTCCAAATACGGAATTATTACAAGGGAAAATTGAACTTAATACTTGGAATGAAATAATTGTTGATAATAATATGAAGACTAATATTCAAGGTGTGTATGCCGCTGGTGATTCAATTCAAAAAAAATACAGACAAGTAACTACTGCAGTTGCCGATGGAACAATTGCCGCACTGAGTGCCTCCGAGTATATCAATAATATTAAAAAAGAAATGGCTGAATATGAACTTGCTTAGTCAGAAGTTATAAATGAATCAAACTAAAAATCACTGGTATGATGGTTGGTTCTACGATAAGTTTATCGCTCCTAACCAGGATAGAATGTTTGGCGAAATTAAAAAGAATATTCAGCCAAATTCTACAGTGATTGATGTTGGCTGCGGAACTGGAAGGTTTTCTTTTTTAGCAGCTGATAAAGCAGCTAAAGTTGTTGGGATAGATTTATCTGAAAAAAATATAAACACTGCAAAACGAACACTTGAGAAAAATCCTAACTCAAAAATCTCTTTTATTCACTCCAGCTTGTCGGAATTAGCAAAAACAAATCAGCATTTTGATTATGCTGTTATGACTTATGTTATTCACGAGGTTAATCCAGAAGAAAGAATTAATTTACTTAAAGAAATGTCTTCCATTGCTGATAAAATAATTATTGGTGATTATCTTGTGCCTGTAAAGAAGGGATTTTGGAGTGTATTAAATGAACTGGTAGAGTGCTTTGCAGGCAGAGAACACTACAGAAATTTTAAAGACTTCGCTGCAAATAACGGTCTTATCAACTTAGCAAACAAAGCAGAATTGAATATAATTTTTGAACTGAAGCATACTCCTTCAACAAGTCAGGTGCTTGTTCTGGAGCACCCCAAAACTATTTAATATTATTAAAGTTAGAACATAAATTTAAAATCAATAAGTTTATTTGAGATAAAGGAAAAGAAATGAATAATAGAGTTTATAATAATGGAATTGAAAGATTAAGGTCACCCGAAAGAATTGAGCGCTTAGAAGTAGAAAGAGTTGTGGAGCTTTGTCTAGATCATAAAAAAATAAATTCTGTTTTAGATATAGGAACAGGCAGCGGTTTATTTGCTGAGGGATTTTATAAACTTAACAAAAAAGTTACTGGGATTGATATTAATCCCGAAATGTTAACTGCCGCAAAAGTTCATTTACCTGATGTAGAATTTAGAATTGCACATGCAGAAGAACTTCCTTTTGATGATAACACTTTTGACTTAGTTTTTATGGGAGTGATTTTTCACGAGGTTGATGATTATATCAAAGCTTTGCAGGAATCTAAAAGAGTTGCTGTCCGGCAGGTTTCTATTTTAGAATATAAATATATCGTTGAAGAATCCGGACCACCGATTGAGCATAGATTAAAAGAAGAATTTCTCAAACAGCTTTCTGAAGAAGCAGGGTTTTCACAAATTCAAATTATACCATTGAAGAATCTTGTACTATATCATTTTATTAAGTAAGGGTTAAAACACAACAAACCTTTACACTTTTCATTTTCTTAACCCATTTAACAAAAATATTTGAAGCTTTAATTGTGTTTTCTGATTAAATTAGAAATGTGAAAAAAACAAATAAATGCGCCCGTAGTTCAACTGGATAGAATGTTGGATTCCGGTTCCAAAGGTTGCAGGTTCAAATCCTGCCGGGCGTACATTTTAATAATTAAGAATCAGAGATTTATAATAAATGCGGTTTTTCATTCGTGTGCAGAAAAGGGTATTTTGATTATATAAAAGACTCTTGCTTTTATGTGAATGACATTAATTATGAGATTCAATTTTTAATAAACTACTAATAATAACCCCTTGGAACATTAGGGTATTTAGTGTTAAATTTGCGCCAGTTTTTATAATCAGAACAGGAAAAAGGAATGCTAACCAAACAAAAAAAGCTTTCAAGAAAACAAATCAAAGAAGATAAACTTGTTGAGTATTATTATAAGTCAATAGCTTTCTTTGAAGAAAATAAAAACAGGATAATGATGTATGTAGGTGCAGTTGCTGTTGTTATTATTGCTGTGATATTATTCTTGAATTATCGTAGTGATCAGAATGAAGAAGCCGGATATCATTTATCAAAAGTTATGGATATGTATGATTCGGGAGATTATCTTGGTGCAATAGAAGGCAGAAAAGATACA is a window of Ignavibacterium sp. DNA encoding:
- a CDS encoding glycine cleavage T C-terminal barrel domain-containing protein; this encodes MFEMDNLSQDMIDFFSSFGADIQTLDQMEVIKSFTTVENEIFSLNNGTGLRYMNTSGIVELKGVDSLNFLNRISTNSMTNLSKEEIRSTIFTSEKGLIIGVSTVLNFESYLLLVTSIFSKPKVLSWINKYIIGDDIKVSDASHRFNIFEVMGPQSESFLSMFVGDSINSIPVNSFKVVNAEGVLFFLARFTDLKGFSKFWILAEHENSKKLINYLVENKGPFDFNLIGEDAYNVYKIENGIPSEPNEINYMMNPYEVKLFELIDFKKGSYIGQEVITRLNNNDLNQKNLIRMCFSEPIEADEKFVLFDAEKNEIGNITSIAFSPKLKKSIALGFVKNPFAVQGTKVLAKNETKSFEVVVNELPQRQ
- a CDS encoding cob(I)yrinic acid a,c-diamide adenosyltransferase; the protein is MKIYTKTGDNGQTGLFGGERVPKFSKRIKAYGTVDELNSFIGYAITVVNSEDVKTILMDLQPKLFIVGADLATPQTEKNKKLKITRTPDSFTSEIEILIDKFESQLEVLKKFILPGGSKGAALLHVCRTITRRAEREIVELSNSEEIGNNIIIFMNRLSDLFFVLSRFENKYSNIPDTKWIP
- a CDS encoding DUF2752 domain-containing protein produces the protein MQNNTKEHSLILFFHKSINSLKLIGIEVIVWISALLYLAFFNDPFNQHFTICPLANLGFEHCPGCGLGNSISLLFHGYFLESFYTHLLGLPAILIILYRIFSLIHFNYKSTKSTTKSRSSYA
- a CDS encoding TM2 domain-containing protein yields the protein MPNIFQLLPTLEGEEMQYVQSLINDMTDTQAQQFAMAYSARRKDPTTILILALIGFVGVAGIHRFMLNQVGMGILYFLTGGLCAIGTIVDLINHRKLCFEYNSIVAQQVSLMVKQTVK
- the dapF gene encoding diaminopimelate epimerase, with amino-acid sequence MSKIYFTKMTGAGNDFIFIDRKKNPDVVLKKEDIRKLCNRRFGIGADGLIIIDDAAGYDFRMSYFNSDGLAGSLCANGARCSIRFAHFSKRLKNNYASFVVDDIEYSGEVIDDQIIKFNLNTPKNILLNKELRTSDKVINFSFVDTGSHHVVIKMDDIFDGQSKKKISFNDISDIPVFQLGQEIRFHDQFKPDGTNVNFIQIKENVIYIRTYERGVEDETLACGTGSVASAIILHLAEKFNPPITLKTFGGDNLIVNFNIVNQKVEDISITGPAKIVFEGLVNRNLFF
- a CDS encoding tetratricopeptide repeat protein gives rise to the protein MKFKPIYLYAIVILIAVVTVIMLTQFSDEGKLSDNIANKKMPDDNIHKRLGHGMMQNPAGGLVTEEIKKKLASMKKDVDENPNDTLKVREYADMLLTAHQPDDALEYYKRIIAKDKSRKDIYFTMTYIYYHQKNFQQAELITREMYNLFPDDPMVCYNLGASEIRKGNKEKAKEIWNKLIREHPTDTIAVLAKKSLEKL
- a CDS encoding CehA/McbA family metallohydrolase; protein product: MFEYIGALHMHSTFSDGTGEVSDIAKFADEIGLDFIILTDHNTLRALQEGYEKWYGNTLLLVGCEINDKENKNHYLAFGINEAFSTRTPAKKYVAKVKELGGIGFLAHPHEKRQHKEHPAYPWTEWDTEDFTGIEIWNHMSEWVENLTEENKYRSFLHPLRTIVAPPKETLKLWDELNIKRKVVGIGGVDAHAHKYNLVGFLEVEIFPYKVLFRSIRTHILIDEPIKKGKSSKDVESAKIKIYNALRDGKCFVANDYVAESKGFRFYAEKNGKKYQMGETIPDSKDIILKVLLPAEDAEIKLLRNGQLIETEKGIGAEFIVSKKGAYRVEVFKDNRAWIYSNHIRINI
- a CDS encoding glutaredoxin domain-containing protein; this encodes MAAPQHKVIVFSTPTCTFCNQVKRYFREKNIRFTDVDVSRDQSAARDMMRRTGQMGVPVILIDNKPVIGFDRNKINQMLNIKNQRE
- a CDS encoding co-chaperone GroES, coding for MKIKPLDDRILLEPLPTEEKTSSGLIIPDTAKEKPRVGLVISIGTDEDLKEKIKEGDKVLFAKYGGDEIEMNGKEYRILQRSDILAVIED
- a CDS encoding thioredoxin encodes the protein MLNTNLTHITSESEHSELLSNNENVMICCGRMGPMCIPVYEVMEELEEEYKNIKFADMEFDSPDAKVIRNLPETRGFQGLPFTIYYKNGKVVKATSSIQSKDQITDILDEHFGK
- the trxB gene encoding thioredoxin-disulfide reductase; the protein is MENHFDAIIIGAGAAGLTAGIYLSRAKMNTLILNEGAVGGQMVLTHEIANYPGVENVSGYTLARTMKTQAQKFGCMIKSNIKITSLELNSRLKRVVVNNKDVYTSNAVIIATGGKSRMIGAIGEEDFKGKGISYCATCDGDFFQDKEIIVVGGGNSALEEAVSLTKYASKVTIVHQFDHFQALDHYVEEAKRNDKINFIIESKIVEFVGNEKLERVKIQNQRTNETSELKIDGVFVFIGYVPNTELLQGKIELNTWNEIIVDNNMKTNIQGVYAAGDSIQKKYRQVTTAVADGTIAALSASEYINNIKKEMAEYELA
- a CDS encoding class I SAM-dependent methyltransferase encodes the protein MNQTKNHWYDGWFYDKFIAPNQDRMFGEIKKNIQPNSTVIDVGCGTGRFSFLAADKAAKVVGIDLSEKNINTAKRTLEKNPNSKISFIHSSLSELAKTNQHFDYAVMTYVIHEVNPEERINLLKEMSSIADKIIIGDYLVPVKKGFWSVLNELVECFAGREHYRNFKDFAANNGLINLANKAELNIIFELKHTPSTSQVLVLEHPKTI
- a CDS encoding class I SAM-dependent methyltransferase, translated to MNNRVYNNGIERLRSPERIERLEVERVVELCLDHKKINSVLDIGTGSGLFAEGFYKLNKKVTGIDINPEMLTAAKVHLPDVEFRIAHAEELPFDDNTFDLVFMGVIFHEVDDYIKALQESKRVAVRQVSILEYKYIVEESGPPIEHRLKEEFLKQLSEEAGFSQIQIIPLKNLVLYHFIK